One genomic region from Campylobacter concisus encodes:
- the fliD gene encoding flagellar filament capping protein FliD: MAVGNVTNLGIGTKNSGLNDDLIKKLKEADEAGQIKPLTKRLERNDLKQKDLAALKTLVSNVNVSGKTLGGEALYLKRTTNNAGKSVTASAANGVSVQNFSIDVQKLAQKDTFQSSNFKNTSNLVGATNNGSFDVEIDGQKFSISVTRSTTYQDIVDKINDISGGKLQARILNVGGDKPNQIMLQSGNTGATQTIKFSNDTAGILDKLGWDSTQFQDKDANGTLLTNPDGTPKMTSNFEKNRILKAQDAEFTYNGVNVKRSKNTFNDLRPGISITLNETGKTNVSVSQDTKEVIKAVEEFIKDYNLMTMNLGIATKYDEEKGAGTFQGVSEISSLRSNIGRLVNGQDSEGKALSKYGIVPDKDGQLQLDLNKLNAALSKDPEEIQKFFMGSSKIEPISYMGASTVSAGALDIKAGDLTINGKSVTFSTTATATAEENALKLQQAINDAGITGVTASLDKSGKRIVLKRSDGENIEVKGKNSALTALGMNEATINPVTKKTDGLFTKLAKMLDGVVGKSGTMVAMQNQLKDENESITKNKESTQKLLDEKYTTMQERFIKYNAIIASLENQFSTLKSMIDAEINSRK; this comes from the coding sequence ATGGCAGTAGGTAACGTAACAAATTTAGGCATTGGTACAAAAAATAGCGGACTAAATGATGATCTTATCAAAAAGCTAAAAGAAGCAGATGAAGCAGGACAGATCAAGCCTTTAACAAAAAGACTAGAAAGAAATGATCTAAAGCAAAAAGACCTTGCAGCACTAAAAACTCTAGTTAGCAACGTAAATGTAAGTGGCAAAACACTTGGTGGAGAGGCACTTTATCTAAAAAGAACTACAAATAATGCTGGCAAAAGCGTAACAGCCTCAGCGGCAAATGGCGTTAGCGTGCAAAATTTTAGTATCGATGTGCAAAAACTTGCCCAAAAAGATACATTTCAAAGCTCAAATTTCAAAAACACTTCAAACTTAGTAGGTGCGACAAATAACGGCTCTTTTGATGTTGAGATCGATGGACAAAAATTTTCTATTAGCGTAACTAGATCAACCACATATCAAGATATTGTAGACAAGATAAATGATATCAGTGGTGGTAAATTACAAGCTAGAATTTTAAATGTTGGCGGAGATAAGCCAAATCAAATCATGCTTCAATCAGGTAACACTGGCGCAACACAGACTATTAAATTTTCAAATGATACGGCTGGTATTTTAGATAAGCTTGGCTGGGATAGTACGCAGTTTCAAGATAAAGATGCAAACGGCACTCTACTAACAAATCCTGATGGCACACCAAAGATGACATCAAATTTTGAAAAGAATAGAATTTTAAAGGCGCAAGATGCGGAATTTACATATAACGGAGTAAATGTAAAAAGAAGCAAAAACACCTTCAACGACTTAAGGCCGGGAATTTCTATTACATTAAATGAAACTGGTAAAACAAACGTAAGCGTCTCTCAAGATACAAAAGAAGTAATAAAAGCGGTTGAAGAATTTATCAAAGACTACAACCTAATGACCATGAACCTTGGTATAGCTACAAAATATGACGAGGAAAAAGGAGCTGGCACTTTCCAAGGCGTTAGCGAAATTTCAAGCTTAAGATCAAACATTGGTCGTCTTGTAAATGGACAAGATAGCGAAGGCAAAGCATTAAGCAAATATGGCATAGTGCCTGATAAAGACGGACAGCTTCAGCTTGATCTAAATAAACTAAATGCAGCTCTTAGCAAAGATCCTGAAGAGATTCAGAAATTTTTCATGGGATCAAGCAAGATCGAGCCAATAAGCTATATGGGAGCATCGACTGTTAGCGCTGGAGCACTAGACATAAAAGCTGGTGATCTTACGATAAACGGCAAGTCAGTTACATTCTCAACTACAGCCACAGCCACAGCCGAAGAGAACGCACTAAAGCTTCAACAAGCTATAAATGATGCTGGCATAACTGGAGTTACAGCTAGTCTTGATAAAAGTGGCAAAAGAATCGTTTTAAAAAGAAGCGATGGCGAAAATATCGAGGTAAAAGGTAAAAATTCAGCCTTAACAGCTCTAGGTATGAATGAAGCTACTATAAATCCAGTAACCAAAAAGACAGATGGGCTATTTACAAAGCTAGCTAAAATGCTTGATGGTGTCGTTGGCAAAAGTGGTACGATGGTTGCTATGCAAAATCAGTTAAAAGACGAAAATGAGTCGATCACAAAAAACAAAGAGAGCACACAAAAGCTTTTAGATGAGAAATATACAACAATGCAAGAGCGTTTTATCAAGTATAACGCTATCATCGCAAGCTTAGAAAATCAGTTCTCGACACTAAAATCAATGATCGATGCAGAGATAAATAGCAGAAAATAA
- a CDS encoding Type 1 glutamine amidotransferase-like domain-containing protein, with product MANIFLCSYFAEVASKINEVVDFQGKHVAFIDTAAKFEEVNFYVGEAAEILENFGAKLRHLDVSCAKDSAALVSSQDEPSCEDKILSAISQCDIIYISGGNTFYLLNELRKSRAWQAIKDAVKVGKIYVGESAGAIVAAPDTRYATLMDENSAKTSDFTGLNLVDFCVVPHFGCEPFTQATHEIMEKFGNLYDLRPINNAEFIAL from the coding sequence ATGGCAAATATTTTTCTTTGCTCTTATTTTGCGGAGGTTGCGAGTAAGATCAATGAAGTGGTAGATTTTCAAGGTAAGCATGTTGCTTTTATCGATACGGCAGCAAAATTTGAAGAGGTAAATTTCTACGTCGGCGAAGCGGCGGAGATTTTAGAAAATTTTGGTGCGAAGCTAAGACACCTTGATGTCTCTTGCGCCAAGGATTCGGCAGCGCTAGTATCTAGCCAAGATGAGCCATCTTGTGAAGATAAAATTTTATCTGCCATTAGTCAGTGCGACATCATTTACATTAGTGGTGGAAATACGTTTTATCTGCTTAACGAGCTGCGAAAATCGCGCGCCTGGCAAGCCATAAAAGACGCGGTCAAAGTAGGTAAAATTTACGTCGGCGAGTCGGCGGGAGCGATCGTGGCTGCACCAGATACGAGATATGCTACGCTAATGGATGAAAATAGCGCGAAAACGAGCGATTTTACAGGGTTAAATTTGGTTGATTTTTGCGTCGTGCCGCACTTTGGCTGTGAGCCTTTTACGCAGGCCACGCACGAGATAATGGAGAAATTTGGGAACTTGTACGATTTACGACCTATAAATAATGCTGAATTTATCGCGCTTTGA
- the fliS gene encoding flagellar export chaperone FliS has product MNQSAYSAYAQSSFGGIESPTKLIEMLYDGILKFIFRTKKAIEAGDIEKKVYYINRTNAIFVELLNSLDYSQGDVAHYLSGLYTRQMQLLAMANIQNDIAALNEVTNVVKQLSEAWREVTSGE; this is encoded by the coding sequence ATGAATCAAAGTGCATATAGTGCATACGCACAATCTAGTTTTGGGGGCATTGAGTCCCCAACTAAATTAATAGAAATGCTTTATGACGGAATTTTAAAATTTATATTTCGTACAAAAAAGGCGATAGAAGCTGGAGATATAGAGAAAAAAGTTTATTATATAAATAGGACAAACGCTATTTTTGTTGAGCTTTTAAATTCACTTGATTATTCTCAAGGCGATGTAGCGCACTATCTTAGCGGCCTTTATACAAGACAGATGCAGCTTCTTGCTATGGCAAATATACAAAACGATATCGCAGCTTTAAATGAAGTAACCAATGTTGTAAAGCAACTATCTGAAGCATGGAGAGAGGTAACGTCAGGTGAATAG